A genomic window from Pseudomonas argentinensis includes:
- a CDS encoding RNA methyltransferase, whose product MGNKRYSCIGLYNPKSPENVGAVMRAAGCYGVASVFYTGKRYERARDFVTDTKRVHLDIPLIGIDDLQKVIPLGCTPVAVELVDGARPLPTYTHPDRAFYIFGPEDGSLDQSVRDWCEEVIYIPTEGCMNLAATVNVVLYDRLAKGNNTRTGAKY is encoded by the coding sequence GTGGGCAACAAACGATACAGCTGCATCGGTCTCTACAACCCCAAGTCGCCGGAAAACGTCGGCGCGGTGATGCGCGCCGCGGGCTGCTATGGCGTGGCCTCGGTGTTCTACACCGGCAAGCGCTACGAGCGCGCCCGCGACTTCGTCACCGACACCAAGCGCGTGCACCTGGACATCCCGCTGATCGGTATCGACGACCTGCAGAAGGTCATCCCGCTGGGTTGCACGCCGGTCGCCGTGGAGCTGGTGGATGGCGCACGCCCCCTGCCCACCTACACCCACCCGGATCGCGCCTTCTATATCTTCGGTCCCGAAGACGGCTCGCTGGACCAGAGCGTGCGCGACTGGTGCGAAGAGGTGATCTACATCCCCACCGAGGGCTGCATGAACCTGGCGGCCACGGTCAACGTGGTGCTCTACGACCGCCTGGCCAAAGGCAACAACACCCGTACCGGCGCCAAGTACTGA
- a CDS encoding AAA family ATPase, whose protein sequence is MKFEGTEHYVATDDLKLAVNAAITLQRPLLVKGEPGTGKTLLAEQLAESFGTRLITWHIKSTTKAHQGLYEYDAVSRLRDSQLSSDKVHDVRNYIKKGKLWEAFEADERVVLLIDEIDKADIEFPNDLLQELDKMEFYVYETDETIKARHRPIIIITSNNEKELPDAFLRRCFFHYIAFPDRQTLQKIVDVHYPGISNSLVAEALDVFFDVRKVPGLKKKPSTSELVDWLKLLMADNIGETVLRERDPTKAIPPLAGALVKNEQDVQLLERLAFMARRGNR, encoded by the coding sequence ATGAAGTTCGAAGGCACCGAGCACTATGTCGCCACCGATGACCTCAAGCTGGCGGTCAATGCCGCCATCACCCTGCAGCGCCCGCTGCTGGTCAAGGGCGAACCCGGCACCGGCAAGACCCTGCTCGCCGAGCAGCTGGCCGAATCCTTCGGCACGCGGCTGATCACCTGGCACATCAAGTCGACCACCAAGGCGCACCAGGGCCTGTACGAGTACGACGCGGTGAGCCGCCTGCGTGACTCGCAGCTCAGCTCCGACAAGGTTCACGACGTTCGTAACTACATCAAGAAAGGCAAGCTGTGGGAGGCCTTCGAGGCCGACGAACGCGTGGTGCTGCTGATCGACGAGATCGACAAGGCCGATATCGAGTTTCCCAACGACCTGCTGCAGGAACTCGACAAGATGGAGTTCTACGTTTACGAGACCGACGAGACCATCAAGGCCAGGCACCGGCCGATCATCATCATCACCTCGAACAACGAGAAGGAACTGCCGGACGCCTTCCTGCGCCGCTGCTTCTTCCACTACATCGCCTTTCCGGACCGCCAGACCCTGCAGAAGATCGTCGACGTACACTACCCCGGCATCAGCAACAGCCTGGTGGCCGAAGCGCTGGACGTATTCTTCGACGTGCGCAAGGTCCCGGGCCTGAAGAAGAAACCCTCGACCAGCGAACTGGTCGACTGGCTCAAGCTGCTGATGGCCGACAATATCGGCGAAACGGTGCTGCGCGAGCGCGACCCGACCAAGGCCATTCCGCCCCTGGCTGGCGCTCTGGTGAAGAACGAGCAGGACGTGCAGTTGCTCGAGCGCCTGGCATTTATGGCACGCCGCGGTAATCGCTGA
- a CDS encoding YcgL domain-containing protein has translation MKRICSIYRSPRKHEMYLYVLRADALTRVPEPLLGAFGAPVHAFDMVLTPERTLAREDIGKVLENLDSQGYHLQMPPPEEDYIQHLPEELLRRNDPV, from the coding sequence TTGAAACGTATCTGTTCGATCTACCGAAGCCCGCGCAAGCACGAGATGTACCTCTACGTGCTGCGCGCCGACGCGCTGACCCGAGTGCCCGAGCCGCTGCTGGGTGCCTTCGGTGCGCCCGTGCATGCCTTCGACATGGTGCTCACCCCCGAGCGCACCCTGGCACGCGAAGACATCGGCAAGGTGCTGGAGAACCTCGACAGCCAGGGCTACCACCTGCAGATGCCGCCACCGGAAGAAGACTACATCCAGCATCTCCCCGAGGAGCTGCTGCGCCGTAACGATCCGGTCTGA
- the rnd gene encoding ribonuclease D, translating to MTIEIVWIRDDASLAAHCAVWRKQPFVALDTEFMRVDTFYPIAGLLQVSEGERAYLIDPLLIGDWAPFAALLEDPRVVKVLHACSEDLEVFLRLAGSLPAPLFDSQLAAGYLNLGFSMGYSRLVQAVLDIELPKGETRSDWLQRPLSETQVSYAAEDVVHLAELYHRLQDRLSAEKNAWLLEDGAELVAGLRREMPAEEAYREAKLAWKLSRAQLAVLRALCAWRERQARARNQPRNRIIREHSLWPLARHQPSDLVALARIEDMHPKTVRQDGETILQLIREAAALPPAEWPPAMPEPLPIEASGLLKKLRAVGQREGERLQIVPELMLRKKTLEALLKSGYPHGPYRLPESLRGWRRELMGQALLDCLAGEGEVA from the coding sequence GTGACCATCGAAATTGTCTGGATTCGAGACGACGCCAGCCTGGCAGCGCACTGCGCTGTCTGGCGCAAACAGCCCTTCGTGGCGCTGGACACCGAGTTCATGCGTGTCGACACCTTCTACCCGATCGCCGGCTTGCTGCAGGTCAGCGAGGGCGAGCGTGCCTACCTGATCGACCCCTTGCTGATCGGCGACTGGGCGCCCTTCGCCGCACTGCTCGAAGACCCCCGGGTGGTCAAGGTATTGCACGCCTGCAGCGAGGACCTCGAAGTATTCCTGCGCCTGGCCGGCAGCCTGCCGGCGCCGCTATTCGACTCGCAACTGGCGGCTGGCTACCTCAATCTCGGTTTCTCGATGGGCTACTCGCGCCTGGTGCAGGCCGTGCTGGATATCGAGTTGCCCAAGGGCGAAACCCGTTCGGACTGGCTGCAGCGCCCATTGTCCGAGACCCAGGTCAGCTACGCCGCCGAAGACGTCGTGCACCTGGCCGAGCTGTATCACCGCCTGCAGGACAGACTGTCGGCCGAAAAGAATGCCTGGCTACTCGAGGACGGCGCCGAGCTGGTCGCCGGCCTGCGTCGCGAGATGCCCGCCGAGGAGGCCTACCGCGAAGCCAAGCTGGCCTGGAAGCTATCCCGTGCGCAACTGGCGGTGCTGCGCGCGCTGTGCGCCTGGCGCGAGCGCCAGGCGCGGGCGCGCAATCAGCCGCGCAACCGGATCATTCGCGAACATTCGCTGTGGCCGCTGGCGCGCCACCAGCCGAGCGACCTGGTCGCGCTGGCGCGCATCGAGGACATGCACCCGAAAACCGTGCGCCAGGATGGCGAGACCATCCTGCAGCTGATCCGCGAGGCAGCGGCACTGCCGCCAGCCGAGTGGCCGCCGGCGATGCCCGAACCCTTGCCGATCGAAGCCTCGGGGCTGCTCAAGAAACTACGCGCAGTCGGCCAGCGCGAAGGTGAGCGTCTGCAGATCGTGCCCGAGCTGATGCTGCGCAAGAAGACCCTCGAAGCGCTACTCAAGAGCGGCTACCCCCACGGCCCCTACCGCCTGCCCGAGAGCCTGCGTGGCTGGCGTCGCGAATTGATGGGCCAGGCGTTGCTCGACTGCCTGGCCGGTGAAGGAGAAGTGGCTTGA
- a CDS encoding YajD family HNH nuclease, which translates to MSSPSTPPSKLDRILADAQRSREEGYRDKALRMYPHVCGRCAREFSGKRLSELTVHHRDHNHDNNPQDGSNWELLCLFCHDNEHARYTDQQYFSEGSTASQTGPKTTHKAFANLADLLQKKS; encoded by the coding sequence ATGAGCAGCCCGTCCACGCCACCCTCCAAACTCGACCGCATCCTCGCCGACGCCCAGCGCAGCCGTGAAGAAGGCTACCGGGACAAGGCCCTGCGCATGTACCCGCACGTCTGCGGCCGCTGCGCCCGAGAATTTTCCGGCAAGCGTCTGAGCGAACTGACCGTGCACCATCGCGACCACAACCACGACAACAACCCCCAGGACGGCTCCAACTGGGAACTGCTGTGTCTGTTCTGTCACGACAACGAACACGCCCGCTACACCGACCAGCAGTATTTCAGCGAAGGCTCGACGGCCAGCCAGACCGGCCCGAAAACCACCCACAAGGCCTTCGCCAACCTCGCTGATCTGCTGCAGAAAAAATCCTGA
- a CDS encoding DUF748 domain-containing protein produces the protein MKRRYSLPLCICLGLLAVLLVVHIALPYMVRNYLNDKLAEMGDYRGHIEDVDVALWRGGYRINGLRIVKVTQELPVPFVDAPLIDISVSWKELLRNGAVVARVVFERPEVNFVDGKSREDSQTGEGTDWREQLNKLLPITLNEVRVNDGALGFYNFNASPPVKLKANAIHASLYNLTNVADEQGDRVARFEGKAKLMDQAPLEASAVFDPFHNFQDFEFRVRATDIELPRLNDLANAYGKFDFKSGTGDIVIEAFAEDSQLSGYIKPLLRDVEVFDWQQDVENQDKGFFRSIWEAVVAGSEKVLKNRPRDQIATRVELRGSTKQQDVSAFQAFIGILRNGFIQAFNSGFERDAAEEP, from the coding sequence ATGAAACGTCGCTACAGCCTGCCCCTGTGCATCTGCCTCGGCCTGCTCGCCGTGCTGCTGGTCGTGCACATCGCCCTGCCCTACATGGTGCGCAATTACCTCAACGACAAGCTGGCCGAGATGGGCGATTACCGCGGCCATATAGAAGACGTCGACGTGGCGTTGTGGCGTGGCGGCTACCGCATCAATGGCCTGCGTATCGTCAAGGTCACCCAGGAGCTGCCGGTGCCCTTCGTCGACGCCCCCCTGATCGACATTTCGGTGAGCTGGAAGGAGCTGCTGCGAAATGGTGCCGTGGTCGCTCGGGTGGTCTTCGAACGGCCGGAGGTGAACTTCGTCGATGGCAAGAGCCGCGAAGATTCGCAGACCGGTGAAGGCACCGACTGGCGTGAGCAGCTGAACAAGCTGCTGCCCATCACCCTCAACGAGGTGCGGGTCAACGACGGCGCCCTGGGCTTCTACAACTTCAATGCCTCCCCGCCAGTCAAGCTCAAGGCCAACGCCATCCACGCCAGCCTGTACAACCTGACCAACGTGGCCGACGAACAGGGTGACCGCGTGGCCCGTTTCGAAGGCAAGGCCAAGCTGATGGATCAGGCGCCACTGGAAGCCAGCGCGGTGTTCGACCCCTTCCACAACTTCCAGGATTTCGAGTTCCGCGTAAGGGCCACCGACATCGAGCTGCCGCGCCTCAATGACCTGGCCAATGCCTATGGCAAGTTCGACTTCAAGTCGGGCACCGGCGATATCGTGATCGAGGCCTTCGCCGAGGACTCCCAGCTCAGCGGCTATATCAAGCCACTGCTGCGCGACGTGGAAGTGTTCGACTGGCAACAGGATGTCGAGAACCAGGACAAGGGCTTCTTCCGCTCGATCTGGGAAGCGGTGGTGGCCGGCAGCGAAAAGGTGCTCAAGAACCGCCCGCGTGACCAGATCGCCACCCGGGTGGAACTGCGCGGCAGCACCAAGCAGCAGGATGTCAGCGCCTTCCAGGCGTTCATCGGTATCCTGCGCAATGGCTTCATCCAGGCCTTCAACAGCGGTTTCGAGCGTGATGCCGCTGAGGAGCCCTGA
- a CDS encoding S9 family peptidase, which yields MTTAPIARKAAGADPYHWLEARDSDEVLEHLRAENAYLESQLDDLPLREQLFQEIKARIRETDLSLPTPWGDYLYYQRTTAGDEYPRHYRCPRPADGSLTLDENAEQLLLDPNEMAAGGFLSLGAFSISPDQQRLAYSLDTSGEETYRLFVKELASGAISELPFEDCDGSMTWANDSQTLFYGELDDTHRPATLHRFRLGAARSTQVFHEADERFFLSCYRSSSERHLVLLLGSKTTTESWILDADTPEQAFQCLAAREEGHEYYADHGKLDGQWTWLIRSNQSGINFALYSAAPERPRRPDWQELVAHDEHVMLEGVSLAESALVLSLREGGLPVIDVRPQGLAGYRVSLPDAAYSLYVQDSLEFASPVIRLRYEALNRPAQVRELNLADGTQRVLKETPVLGDFAADDYQNQRLWATAPDGTQVPISLVARRDALGQAAPLYLYGYGAYGESLDPWFSHARLSLLDRGVVFAIAHVRGGGELGEAWYRAGKLAHKQNSFSDFIACAEHLIAKGFTSASQLVISGGSAGGLLIGATLNQRPELFAAAIAEVPFVDVLNTMLNPELPLTVTEYDEWGDPNQPQAHARIKGYAPYENVRAQRYPAILAVAGYNDSRVQYWEAAKWVARLRELKTDDNLLLLKTDLEAGHGGMSGRYQAIRDVALEYAFVFKVLGLRAAGR from the coding sequence ATGACCACCGCCCCCATCGCCCGCAAGGCCGCCGGCGCTGACCCCTACCACTGGCTCGAGGCCCGCGACAGCGACGAGGTACTTGAGCACCTGCGTGCCGAGAACGCCTACCTGGAAAGCCAGTTGGACGACCTGCCGTTGCGCGAGCAGCTGTTCCAGGAGATCAAGGCGCGCATCCGCGAAACCGACCTGTCCCTGCCAACGCCCTGGGGCGATTACCTCTATTACCAGCGCACCACCGCTGGCGACGAATACCCACGCCACTATCGCTGCCCTCGCCCGGCCGATGGCAGCCTGACACTCGACGAGAACGCCGAGCAGCTGCTGCTGGACCCCAACGAGATGGCCGCCGGTGGTTTTTTGTCCCTGGGTGCGTTCAGCATCAGCCCCGACCAGCAGCGCCTGGCCTACAGCCTGGACACCAGCGGCGAGGAAACCTATCGGCTGTTCGTCAAGGAACTGGCCAGCGGCGCCATCAGCGAGCTGCCGTTCGAAGACTGCGACGGCAGCATGACCTGGGCCAATGACAGCCAGACCCTGTTCTACGGTGAGCTGGACGACACCCATCGCCCCGCCACCCTGCACCGCTTTCGCCTGGGCGCTGCACGCAGCACCCAGGTTTTCCACGAAGCCGACGAGCGTTTCTTTCTCAGCTGCTACCGCAGCAGCTCCGAGCGTCACCTGGTGCTGCTGCTGGGCAGCAAGACCACCACCGAATCCTGGATACTGGACGCCGACACGCCCGAGCAGGCCTTCCAGTGCCTGGCCGCGCGCGAAGAAGGCCACGAGTACTACGCCGACCACGGCAAGCTGGATGGCCAGTGGACCTGGCTGATTCGCAGCAACCAGAGCGGCATCAACTTCGCGCTGTACAGCGCTGCGCCCGAACGACCAAGGCGGCCCGACTGGCAGGAACTGGTGGCGCACGACGAACATGTGATGCTCGAGGGCGTCAGCCTGGCCGAGTCGGCGCTGGTGCTCAGCCTGCGCGAGGGTGGCCTGCCGGTCATCGATGTACGCCCGCAAGGACTGGCCGGCTATCGGGTCAGCCTGCCGGACGCCGCCTATAGCCTGTACGTGCAGGACAGCCTGGAATTCGCCAGCCCGGTGATCCGTCTGCGCTACGAAGCGCTCAACCGTCCGGCGCAGGTTCGCGAACTGAACCTGGCCGATGGCACCCAGCGGGTCCTCAAGGAGACGCCGGTTCTCGGCGACTTCGCCGCCGACGACTACCAGAACCAGCGCCTCTGGGCCACCGCGCCGGATGGCACCCAGGTGCCGATCAGCCTGGTCGCGCGTCGCGATGCCTTGGGCCAGGCGGCGCCCCTTTATCTGTATGGCTACGGCGCCTACGGTGAAAGCCTCGACCCCTGGTTCTCCCACGCGCGCCTGAGCCTGCTCGATCGCGGCGTGGTGTTCGCCATCGCCCATGTGCGCGGCGGCGGCGAACTGGGCGAAGCCTGGTACCGTGCCGGCAAACTCGCCCACAAGCAGAACAGTTTCAGCGACTTCATCGCCTGCGCCGAGCACCTGATCGCCAAGGGTTTCACCAGCGCCTCGCAGCTGGTGATCAGCGGTGGCAGCGCCGGCGGCCTGTTGATCGGCGCGACACTCAACCAGCGGCCTGAGCTGTTCGCCGCCGCCATCGCCGAAGTGCCCTTCGTCGACGTACTCAACACCATGCTCAACCCGGAGCTGCCGCTGACCGTCACCGAGTACGACGAATGGGGCGACCCCAACCAGCCGCAGGCCCATGCGCGCATCAAGGGCTATGCTCCCTACGAGAACGTCCGGGCGCAACGCTACCCGGCCATCCTCGCGGTGGCCGGCTACAACGACAGCCGCGTGCAATATTGGGAGGCGGCCAAGTGGGTGGCGCGCCTGCGGGAACTGAAGACTGACGACAACCTGCTGTTGCTCAAGACCGACCTGGAAGCCGGCCACGGCGGCATGAGCGGTCGTTACCAGGCCATCCGTGACGTGGCCCTGGAATATGCCTTCGTCTTCAAGGTGCTCGGCCTGCGCGCGGCAGGCCGATAG
- a CDS encoding DUF2937 family protein: protein MVRSYLRLALFALGLLLGVQVPGFIDDYAKRVEAHRLESEQSLSGFRDTARRFFDGDLQRLVGHYRNSSDPVMQSDARSVGLLVERSALLEQESLAMQGPWYRQVWHLATAADSQLLAETRAAYRYQVLLAPEAIAWGIVCALFLAWVVESILLLLALPFGRRQRRTVPERQTPRMR from the coding sequence ATGGTACGAAGTTATCTGCGTCTGGCGCTGTTCGCCCTTGGCCTGCTGCTGGGCGTTCAGGTGCCGGGTTTCATTGACGATTACGCCAAGCGCGTCGAGGCCCATCGCCTGGAGTCCGAGCAGAGCCTGAGCGGCTTTCGCGATACCGCCCGGCGCTTCTTCGACGGCGACCTGCAACGGCTGGTCGGCCATTACCGCAACAGCAGCGATCCGGTGATGCAGAGCGATGCGCGCAGCGTCGGCCTGCTGGTCGAACGTTCGGCGCTGCTGGAACAGGAATCGCTGGCCATGCAGGGCCCCTGGTATCGCCAGGTCTGGCACCTGGCAACGGCCGCCGATAGCCAATTGCTGGCGGAAACCCGGGCAGCCTACCGCTATCAGGTGCTGCTGGCGCCGGAGGCGATCGCCTGGGGTATCGTCTGCGCGCTGTTCCTGGCCTGGGTGGTGGAAAGCATCCTGCTGTTGCTGGCCCTGCCATTCGGTCGTCGTCAACGTCGTACAGTGCCCGAGCGGCAAACGCCGCGCATGCGCTAA
- a CDS encoding MFS transporter, giving the protein MIENDYFLAWGAYAIAALGCLLVWFRITSWMWRYLREPLRVLVAILLFCPTIVDPAKELFAPAVAIVALDLLFKVGSNAWRAVADLAMYGMIAFAVYLLFVAIRWPFLNRAKARKAAREEEQGEGSDLTLRERLQQEQEPSYSVPRGSRGARVEPRL; this is encoded by the coding sequence ATGATCGAAAACGACTATTTCCTCGCCTGGGGCGCCTATGCGATTGCCGCACTGGGTTGCCTGCTGGTGTGGTTCAGGATTACCAGCTGGATGTGGCGCTACCTGCGCGAGCCGCTGCGGGTGCTGGTGGCGATTCTGCTGTTCTGCCCGACCATCGTCGACCCGGCCAAGGAGCTGTTCGCCCCGGCCGTGGCGATCGTCGCACTCGACCTGCTGTTCAAGGTCGGCAGCAATGCCTGGCGGGCCGTGGCGGACCTGGCCATGTACGGAATGATCGCGTTTGCCGTCTACCTGCTGTTCGTGGCCATTCGCTGGCCGTTCCTGAACCGTGCCAAGGCGCGCAAGGCGGCGCGCGAAGAGGAGCAGGGCGAGGGCAGCGACCTGACGCTGCGCGAGCGCCTGCAGCAGGAGCAGGAACCGAGCTATTCGGTGCCACGCGGTAGTCGCGGCGCTCGCGTCGAACCGCGTTTGTAA
- a CDS encoding vWA domain-containing protein has product MLLNLFNEMRAAKVPVSLRELLDLIDALEHKVVFADMDEFYYLARAILVKDERHFDKFDRAFSAYFDGLQNLDQHLEALIPEEWLRKEFERSLSAEERAQIQSLGGLDKLIEEFKKRLEEQKKRHAGGNKWIGTGGTSPFGSGGYNPEGIRVGDAGERQGKAVKVWDQREYRNLDDSVEIGTRNIKVALRRLRKFARQGALDELDLDGTIDHTARDGGLLNIQMRPERRNTVKLLLLFDIGGSMDAHVKVCEELFSACRIEFKHMEYFYFHNCVYESVWKNNLRRTAERISTHDLLHKYGADYKVVFIGDAAMAPYEITQPGGSVEHWNEEAGYVWLQRFMETYKKLIWINPYPREAWDYTSSTRIIRELINEQMFPLTLQGLEDGMRFLAK; this is encoded by the coding sequence ATGCTGCTCAACCTGTTCAACGAAATGCGTGCGGCCAAGGTGCCGGTGTCCCTGCGCGAGTTGCTCGACCTGATCGATGCGCTGGAGCACAAGGTGGTGTTCGCCGACATGGATGAATTCTACTACCTGGCTCGCGCCATTCTGGTGAAGGACGAGCGCCATTTCGACAAGTTCGACCGGGCCTTTTCCGCCTACTTCGACGGTTTGCAGAACCTCGACCAGCACCTCGAAGCGCTGATCCCTGAAGAGTGGCTACGCAAGGAATTCGAGCGCTCGCTGAGCGCCGAAGAACGCGCGCAGATCCAGTCCCTGGGCGGCCTGGACAAGCTGATCGAGGAATTCAAGAAGCGCCTGGAAGAGCAGAAGAAACGCCACGCCGGCGGCAACAAGTGGATCGGCACCGGCGGCACCAGCCCGTTCGGCTCGGGCGGCTACAACCCGGAAGGCATACGCGTCGGTGATGCCGGCGAGCGCCAGGGCAAGGCCGTCAAGGTGTGGGATCAGCGCGAGTACAGGAACCTCGACGACTCGGTGGAGATCGGCACGCGCAACATCAAGGTGGCCCTGCGCCGCCTGCGCAAGTTCGCCCGCCAGGGCGCCCTGGATGAGCTGGACCTCGATGGCACCATCGACCACACCGCCCGTGACGGCGGCCTCTTGAACATCCAGATGCGCCCGGAGCGCCGCAACACGGTCAAGCTGCTCCTGCTGTTCGATATCGGCGGCTCCATGGACGCCCACGTCAAGGTCTGCGAGGAACTGTTCTCGGCCTGCCGTATCGAGTTCAAGCACATGGAGTATTTCTACTTCCATAACTGCGTGTACGAATCGGTGTGGAAGAACAACCTGCGGCGTACTGCCGAACGCATCTCCACCCATGATCTGCTGCACAAGTACGGCGCCGACTACAAGGTGGTGTTCATCGGCGATGCCGCCATGGCGCCCTATGAGATCACCCAGCCGGGCGGCAGCGTCGAGCACTGGAACGAGGAAGCGGGCTACGTGTGGCTGCAGCGTTTCATGGAAACCTACAAGAAGCTCATCTGGATCAACCCCTACCCGCGTGAGGCCTGGGACTACACCAGCTCGACGCGCATCATCCGCGAGCTGATCAACGAGCAGATGTTCCCGCTGACCCTGCAGGGGCTGGAAGACGGGATGCGGTTTCTGGCCAAGTAA
- a CDS encoding class II glutamine amidotransferase, translating into MCELLGMSANVPTDIVFSFTGLMQRGGRTGPHRDGWGIGFYEGRGLRLFQDPRASSESEVAQLVQRYPIKSEVVIGHIRQANVGRVCLANTHPFVRELWGRNWCFAHNGQLADFRPALSFYRAIGDTDSESAFCDLLNRIRTAFPEAVPIEVLLPELVAACAAYRQHGVFNCLLSDGDWLFSFCSTKLAHITRRAPFGPAHLRDADMSVDFHAETTPNDVVSVLATEPLTDNEQWSLYQPGEWRLWRAGECIAQGQSN; encoded by the coding sequence ATGTGTGAATTGCTCGGCATGAGCGCCAATGTCCCCACCGATATCGTCTTCAGCTTTACCGGGTTGATGCAGCGGGGCGGACGCACCGGGCCGCATCGCGATGGCTGGGGCATCGGTTTCTACGAAGGGCGCGGGCTGCGTCTGTTCCAGGACCCGCGGGCGAGCAGCGAGTCGGAGGTGGCGCAGCTGGTGCAGCGCTACCCGATCAAGAGCGAGGTGGTGATCGGCCATATTCGCCAGGCCAATGTCGGGCGGGTGTGCCTGGCCAACACCCATCCCTTCGTGCGTGAGCTGTGGGGGCGCAACTGGTGCTTTGCCCATAACGGTCAGTTGGCCGATTTTCGCCCGGCGCTGAGCTTCTACCGCGCCATTGGCGACACCGACAGCGAGTCGGCCTTCTGCGACCTGCTCAACCGCATTCGTACCGCCTTCCCGGAGGCGGTGCCGATCGAGGTGCTGTTGCCTGAACTTGTCGCCGCCTGCGCGGCCTATCGACAGCACGGCGTGTTCAACTGCCTGCTCAGCGATGGCGACTGGCTGTTCAGCTTTTGCTCCACCAAGCTGGCGCATATCACCCGGCGTGCACCCTTTGGGCCTGCGCACCTGCGTGATGCCGACATGAGCGTGGATTTCCACGCCGAGACCACACCCAATGATGTGGTCTCGGTGCTGGCGACCGAGCCATTGACCGACAACGAGCAATGGTCGCTGTACCAGCCGGGCGAATGGCGTCTGTGGCGCGCCGGCGAATGCATCGCCCAGGGCCAGAGCAACTGA
- a CDS encoding YcgN family cysteine cluster protein has protein sequence MAMPAHPFWQHKTLEQLDHQEWESLCDGCGLCCLQKLEDEDDGAVYYTRIACKLLDLQTCRCSDYPNRKRFVPDCIQLTPAQADQFQWLPPTCGYRLVSEGKDLPSWHHLVCGDPDAVHRERISQAGRMLSENSVAEDDWEEHLIFRAG, from the coding sequence ATGGCCATGCCCGCGCATCCTTTCTGGCAACACAAGACCCTCGAGCAGCTCGACCACCAGGAGTGGGAGTCACTGTGCGATGGCTGTGGGTTGTGCTGCCTGCAAAAGCTGGAGGATGAGGATGACGGTGCGGTGTATTACACGCGCATCGCCTGCAAGCTGCTCGATCTGCAGACCTGCCGCTGCAGCGACTATCCGAACCGCAAGCGCTTCGTGCCCGATTGCATTCAGCTCACGCCTGCCCAGGCCGACCAGTTCCAGTGGCTGCCGCCGACCTGCGGCTACCGGCTGGTCAGCGAGGGCAAGGATCTGCCGTCCTGGCATCATCTGGTATGCGGCGACCCCGATGCCGTACACCGCGAACGCATCTCCCAGGCGGGGCGCATGCTCAGTGAAAACAGCGTCGCCGAAGATGACTGGGAAGAACACCTGATCTTTCGCGCCGGCTGA
- a CDS encoding D-2-hydroxyacid dehydrogenase, with protein sequence MRVLIAEQDYADYQRLLQSAAPQLELSVGEGEALAEQAADCPIWLGEPDKFASLLRAGHKPAWLQSTWAGITPLLAEDLPRDYRLTRAVGVFGQIMAEYVLCHMLAHERELLARQQAQRERRWDGRLPGSLAGRRVLIVGTGEIGAAVARFLQPFNVELSGVASSPRRLAPFSEVAALGELPRLVAQADYVVNLLPNTPATRDIYDAALLARFQPSAVLINAGRGTAVVDEDLVAALASGGLAAAVIDVCREEPLPAGHPFWTARNLTLTGHSAAPTLPHLLVELFLANLQRYRVGDELRGQVDFARGY encoded by the coding sequence GTGCGCGTACTGATCGCCGAACAGGATTACGCCGACTACCAGCGATTGCTGCAGAGTGCTGCGCCGCAGCTCGAACTCAGCGTGGGTGAGGGCGAGGCACTGGCCGAGCAGGCCGCTGATTGTCCGATCTGGCTGGGTGAGCCCGATAAGTTCGCCAGCCTGCTGCGCGCCGGCCATAAACCGGCCTGGCTGCAGTCCACCTGGGCGGGCATCACGCCGCTGCTGGCCGAGGATCTGCCCAGGGACTATCGGCTGACCCGGGCGGTCGGCGTGTTCGGGCAGATCATGGCCGAATACGTGCTGTGCCATATGCTCGCCCACGAGCGCGAACTGCTCGCCCGCCAGCAGGCGCAGCGCGAGCGACGCTGGGATGGCCGCCTGCCGGGCAGCCTGGCCGGGCGCCGGGTATTGATCGTCGGCACCGGTGAGATCGGCGCGGCGGTCGCCCGCTTCCTGCAACCGTTCAACGTCGAACTGAGCGGCGTGGCCAGTAGCCCACGCCGCCTGGCGCCGTTCAGTGAGGTGGCCGCGCTCGGCGAGCTGCCGCGGCTGGTGGCCCAGGCCGATTACGTCGTCAACCTGCTGCCCAATACGCCCGCCACCCGCGATATCTATGACGCCGCCTTGCTGGCCCGCTTCCAACCCTCGGCGGTGCTGATCAACGCCGGGCGTGGCACCGCCGTGGTCGACGAGGATCTGGTCGCCGCGCTGGCCAGCGGAGGGCTCGCTGCGGCGGTGATCGATGTCTGCCGTGAGGAGCCGCTACCGGCCGGCCATCCGTTCTGGACCGCGCGCAACCTGACGTTGACCGGACACAGCGCGGCGCCGACCTTGCCGCACCTGCTGGTCGAGTTGTTCCTGGCCAATCTGCAGCGTTATCGAGTTGGCGACGAATTGCGGGGACAGGTGGATTTCGCCCGCGGCTACTGA